A single window of Liolophura sinensis isolate JHLJ2023 chromosome 6, CUHK_Ljap_v2, whole genome shotgun sequence DNA harbors:
- the LOC135468533 gene encoding protein YIPF4-like encodes MMMGEPVPTNPAFYDQSTAPAQSPSRLLATQDEFQFVPSSGVPGSPTIEGTISVESGAKGPGFHGIRQRGVASQFLENRGFGWLMEVEDMEEEEQAPLLEELDINLKDIYYKVRCVLLPIPQMGLNRLVVRDNPDFWGPLVVILLFSLVSLYGQFGVVSWIITIWIFGSLIIFLLARVLGGEVNYSQCLGVIGYSVLPLVITASILPLLSTYKYISMTFRILGVLWAAYSAGSLLCVQELQQKRPLLLYPIFLLYIYFLSLYDGA; translated from the exons ATGATGATGGGAGAACCTGTCCCTACAAATCCAGCGTTTTACGACCAAAGTACAGCACCAGCCCAAAGTCCCTCCAGATTACTGGCAACTCAAGATGAATTTCAGTTTGTACCGTCGAGTGGCGTCCCTG GCTCTCCGACTATAGAGGGCACCATTTCTGTTGAGAGTGGTGCCAAAGggcctggtttccatggtatCAGACAAAGGGGCGTGGCCTCCCAGTTTCTGGAGAACAGAGGATTTGGTTGGCTGATGGAGGTTGAAGACATGGAGGAGGAGGAGCAAGCACCTCTGCT GGAGGAGCTTGATATTAATCTGAAGGACATTTATTACAAAGTACGTTGTGTGCTGTTGCCAATTCCACAGATGGGTCTTAACAGACTGGTCGTCCGTGACAACCCTGACTTTTGGGGCCCTCTGGTGGTCATTCTCCTCTTCTCACTTGTCTCCCTTTATGGACAGTTTGGA gttgtCTCCTGGATTATTACGATTTGGATTTTTGGTTCACTCATCATATTTTTACTTGCTCGAGTTCTTGGTGGAGAG GTAAACTACTCACAGTGTTTGGGAGTAATTGGTTACTCAGTTTTGCCTCTGGTGATAACAGCCTCCATTCTTCCTTTACTCAGCACTTATAAATACATCAGTATGACATTCAGG ATACTGGGTGTATTATGGGCAGCATACAGCGCTGGATCACTCCTCTGTGTGCAAGAACTTCAACAGAAAAGACCTCTTCTTCTGTACCcaatatttttattgtacatcTACTTTTTGTCGCTTTACGATGGAGCCTAA
- the LOC135468956 gene encoding 4-hydroxy-2-oxoglutarate aldolase, mitochondrial-like translates to MLRKAGCNIIGLSQRFGLPSPEAIMSSVQSSARSLSSNKPLVTDVSGIFPPIATPFDADGNLALNKLEHNISLWNKVPLRGLAVLGSNGEVVYMRPEEKVEMIRHARKILDPEKLVIGGAGCESTRDTIDMCIKMSEAGADVLMVVTPCYYKGRMTNESFVQHYTHVADESPAPILLYSVPGNTGIDLSPEAVVKLASHPNIIGMKDSGGDIVKIGNIVHKTQHQEFQVLAGSAGFLLPALVAGCVGGVCASANMLGDALCNLHSLYQQGKLKEAKELQQRIIAPNAAVTKMFGIPALKASMEWFGYYGGPTRLPLIPLKSDEVSKVRETFVNSGFLN, encoded by the coding sequence ATGTTACGAAAAGCAGGCTGCAACATCATTGGATTAAGTCAGCGGTTTGGTCTACCCAGTCCAGAGGCAATAATGAGCTCTGTCCAATCATCCGCTAGATCACTGTCATCCAACAAGCCACTTGTTACAGATGTCAGTGGTATATTTCCCCCAATAGCTACACCGTTCGACGCTGATGGAAACTTGGCATTGAACAAGCTTGAGCATAACATTTCACTGTGGAACAAGGTTCCACTTAGAGGGTTGGCCGTGCTGGGATCGAACGGGGAAGTAGTTTACATGAGACCAGAGGAGAAAGTGGAGATGATCCGCCATGCCCGCAAAATTCTGGATCCCGAGAAACTGGTGATAGGGGGCGCCGGATGCGAGTCCACACGTGACACTATAGACATGTGTATAAAGATGAGCGAAGCAGGTGCAGATGTGTTGATGGTAGTCACACCTTGTTACTACAAAGGCCGGATGACCAATGAGTCCTTTGTGCAACACTACACGCATGTTGCTGATGAAAGCCCTGCTCCGATTCTGTTGTATAGCGTCCCAGGAAATACAGGAATCGACCTCTCCCCTGAGGCGGTGGTCAAACTAGCCAGTCACCCCAACATCATTGGGATGAAGGACAGCGGTGGTGATATCGTCAAAATAGGCAACATTGTCCACAAGACACAACACCAGGAGTTCCAGGTCCTAGCTGGCTCTGCAGGTTTCTTACTGCCCGCTCTTGTGGCAGGCTGCGTTGGAGGCGTCTGCGCATCTGCAAATATGCTGGGCGATGCGTTATGTAATCTGCACAGCCTTTATCAACAAGGAAAGCTAAAAGAAGCCAAAGAATTGCAGCAGAGGATTATTGCTCCGAATGCAGCGGTCACCAAAATGTTCGGGATTCCAGCACTGAAGGCTTCAATGGAATGGTTCGGGTATTACGGAGGCCCAACCAGACTTCCATTGATTCCACTGAAATCAGATGAGGTGTCAAAGGTCAGGGAAACCTTCGTGAACAGTGGCTTTCTAAACTAG